In a single window of the Falco rusticolus isolate bFalRus1 chromosome 11, bFalRus1.pri, whole genome shotgun sequence genome:
- the KIAA0040 gene encoding LOW QUALITY PROTEIN: uncharacterized protein KIAA0040 homolog (The sequence of the model RefSeq protein was modified relative to this genomic sequence to represent the inferred CDS: inserted 1 base in 1 codon) gives MLLSPTQTLGAIPRHHPRTFVEPTSCLQNVSQGAFRXERAAQAACPGANMEQKISSFFNSILELIRTKHEEGVFNTVCLAVLMGLPFVVLIAFIFICCHCCFCSRKGESRKKGGPSSNGQLHAERNKKKKKKKKKDEEDLWISAQPKLLLLDKRPSLPI, from the exons ATGCTCCTCAGCCCTACCCAAACCCTTGGAGCAATTCCCAG GCACCATCCAAGGACATTTGTGGAGCCCACTAGCTGCTTACAGAACGTATCCCAGGGGGCCTTCA TGGagagagcagcacaggcagcctgccCAGGAGCCAACATGGAGCAGAAGATCAGCTCTTTCTTTAATTCCATCTTGGAGCTCATCCGTACCAAGCACGAGGAAGGTGTCTTCAACACTGTCTGCCTAGCTGTGCTGATGGGTCTGCCCTTCGTCGTCctcattgctttcattttcatctgctgccactgctgcttctgcagccgaaagggagaaagcaggaagaaaggtGGCCCCAGCAGCAATGGGCAGCTGCACGCCGAgaggaacaagaagaaaaagaagaagaagaagaaggatgAAGAGGACCTGTGGATCTCGGCTCAGCCCAAGCTGCTCTTGCTGGACAAGAGACCCTCCTTGCCCATCTAG